From Klebsiella electrica, the proteins below share one genomic window:
- a CDS encoding YfcZ/YiiS family protein, translating into MSKCSADETPVCCCMDVGTIMDNTDCTASYSRVFAHRAEAEQTLAALTERARGVESEPCKITPTFSDAAGGVQLDIDFVFCCEAETLIFQLGLR; encoded by the coding sequence ATGAGTAAATGTAGTGCTGATGAAACCCCGGTTTGCTGCTGTATGGATGTTGGCACCATTATGGACAACACCGATTGCACCGCCTCTTACAGCCGGGTTTTCGCCCATCGCGCCGAAGCGGAACAAACTCTCGCCGCATTGACTGAGAGAGCACGCGGCGTGGAATCTGAACCGTGCAAAATTACCCCGACCTTTAGCGATGCTGCAGGCGGTGTACAGCTGGATATCGATTTTGTTTTCTGCTGCGAAGCCGAAACGCTCATTTTCCAGCTCGGTCTGCGTTAA
- the fadI gene encoding acetyl-CoA C-acyltransferase FadI: protein MSQVLPLVTRQGDRIAIVSGLRTPFARQATAFHGVPAVDLGKMVISEMLARSDIPPEMIEQLVFGQVVQMPEAPNIAREIVLGTGMSVHTDAYSVSRACATSFQAVANVAESLMAGTIRVGIAGGADSSSVLPIGVSKKLARTLVDANKARTLGQRLKLFSRLRLRDLLPVPPAVAEYSTGLRMGDTAEQMAKTWGITREQQDALAHRSHQLAAKAWEEGKLASEVMTAYVPPFREPLENDNNIRKNSTLADYQKLRPAFDRRHGTVTAANSTPLTDGAAAVIMMTESQAKALGLTPLGYLRSYAFTAIDVRQDMLLGPAWSTPLALERAGLTLADLTLIDMHEAFAAQTLANLQCLASDRFARDVLGRSQATGEVDESKFNVLGGSIAYGHPFAATGARMITQTLHELRRRGGGFGLVTACAAGGLGAAMILEAE from the coding sequence ATGAGTCAGGTATTACCGCTTGTCACCCGTCAAGGCGATCGCATTGCCATTGTCAGCGGTTTACGTACGCCGTTTGCCCGTCAGGCCACGGCATTTCACGGTGTTCCCGCCGTTGATTTGGGGAAAATGGTGATCAGCGAAATGCTGGCTCGTAGCGATATTCCCCCGGAAATGATTGAACAGCTGGTATTTGGCCAGGTGGTGCAGATGCCGGAAGCGCCGAATATTGCGCGCGAAATTGTCCTTGGCACCGGCATGAGCGTACATACCGATGCCTACAGCGTAAGTCGGGCCTGCGCCACCAGTTTTCAGGCCGTCGCCAACGTCGCAGAGAGCCTGATGGCCGGAACGATCCGCGTCGGCATTGCCGGCGGGGCCGACTCTTCATCCGTTCTGCCTATCGGCGTCAGTAAAAAGCTGGCCCGCACGCTGGTGGATGCCAATAAAGCGCGCACTCTCGGGCAGCGTCTGAAGCTCTTCTCCCGTTTACGGCTTCGCGATCTTTTACCGGTACCGCCTGCGGTGGCCGAATATTCGACCGGGCTGCGGATGGGCGATACCGCAGAGCAAATGGCAAAAACATGGGGGATTACCCGCGAGCAGCAGGACGCGCTGGCGCACCGTTCGCACCAGCTGGCGGCGAAAGCCTGGGAAGAGGGGAAGCTGGCCTCTGAGGTGATGACCGCGTACGTGCCGCCGTTCCGTGAGCCGCTGGAAAACGACAACAATATTCGTAAAAATTCGACGCTGGCGGATTACCAAAAATTACGTCCGGCTTTTGACCGCCGGCATGGCACGGTCACTGCGGCAAACAGTACGCCGCTAACCGACGGTGCCGCGGCGGTGATCATGATGACCGAGTCTCAGGCCAAAGCGCTGGGCTTAACCCCGCTGGGCTACCTGCGCAGCTACGCCTTTACCGCCATCGATGTGCGCCAGGATATGCTGTTAGGGCCGGCGTGGTCAACGCCGCTGGCGCTGGAAAGGGCGGGACTGACGCTGGCTGATTTAACGCTTATCGATATGCATGAGGCTTTTGCCGCGCAGACGCTGGCGAATCTTCAGTGCCTGGCCAGCGACCGCTTTGCCCGTGACGTTCTCGGACGCTCGCAGGCGACCGGGGAAGTCGATGAAAGTAAATTCAATGTTCTCGGTGGCTCCATTGCATACGGGCATCCTTTTGCTGCCACCGGCGCGAGGATGATAACCCAGACGCTGCATGAACTGCGGCGCAGGGGAGGCGGATTTGGCCTGGTTACCGCCTGCGCGGCCGGTGGCCTCGGCGCGGCGATGATTCTGGAGGCGGAATAA
- the fadJ gene encoding fatty acid oxidation complex subunit alpha FadJ — translation MDMTSAFTLDIRPDNVAVITIDAPGEKMNTLKAEFGQQVRAIVRQIRDNKSLRGAVLISAKPDNFIAGADINMIARCATAQEAQALARQGQQIMAEIHGLAIPVIAAIHGACLGGGLELALACHGRVCSDDEKTRLGLPEVQLGLLPGSGGTQRLPRLIGVSGALEMILTGKQLRPRQALKAGLVDEVVAQSILLQTAVELALKGRPASRSMPIRERVLAGPLGRSLLFRLVAKKTRQKTQGNYPAAGRILQVIENGLAHGCSSGYAEEARAFGELAMTPQSQALRSIFFASTDLKKDRGADAQAGPLTRIGVLGGGLMGGGIAYVTACKGGLAVRIKDIQPRGINHALKYSWDLLDKQVRRRYLRASERDRQLALISGTTDYQGFAHRDVVIEAVFEDLALKQRMVAEIEAHCGPQTIFASNTSSLPIGDIAAQASRPGQVIGLHFFSPVEKMPLVEVIPHQHTDPQTIATVVKLAKMQGKTPIVVADKAGFYVNRILAPYINEAMRLLMEGEPIEHIDKSLVKFGFPVGPVQLLDEVGIDTGTKILPVLEAAWGERFSPPANIIDAILNDDRKGRKNSRGFYLYETKGRTSKKRPDAAVYSLLGISAPQARLSAQQIAERCVMMMLNEAAHCFDEQVIRGARDGDIGAVFGIGFPPFLGGPFRYMDKLGAGEVVAILQRLAAQYGSRFTPCENLLRMAGQGATFWPAAERMT, via the coding sequence ATGGACATGACATCGGCATTTACTCTTGATATTCGTCCGGACAACGTCGCCGTCATCACCATCGATGCGCCCGGTGAAAAGATGAATACCCTGAAGGCCGAATTTGGTCAGCAGGTGCGGGCGATCGTTCGCCAGATTCGTGACAATAAATCCCTACGCGGCGCGGTGCTGATTTCCGCAAAGCCGGACAATTTTATCGCCGGCGCGGATATTAATATGATTGCCCGCTGCGCCACCGCTCAGGAAGCGCAAGCGCTCGCCCGCCAGGGGCAACAAATTATGGCGGAGATCCATGGGCTGGCGATTCCGGTGATTGCCGCCATCCACGGCGCCTGCCTGGGCGGCGGTCTTGAGCTGGCGCTGGCCTGCCATGGGCGGGTGTGCAGCGATGACGAGAAAACACGTCTGGGGCTGCCTGAGGTCCAGCTGGGGCTGCTGCCGGGCTCTGGCGGCACCCAGAGACTCCCCCGACTGATCGGTGTCAGCGGCGCCCTCGAGATGATTCTGACCGGCAAACAGCTTCGCCCGCGTCAGGCGTTAAAGGCGGGTCTGGTGGATGAGGTGGTTGCGCAATCTATTCTGCTGCAGACGGCGGTGGAACTGGCGCTGAAAGGGCGGCCGGCGAGCCGCAGTATGCCGATCCGCGAGCGGGTGTTGGCCGGACCGCTGGGTCGCAGCCTGTTGTTTCGGCTGGTGGCGAAAAAGACCCGGCAGAAAACCCAGGGCAACTATCCGGCCGCCGGGCGTATTCTGCAGGTGATTGAAAATGGATTGGCCCACGGCTGTAGCAGCGGCTACGCCGAGGAAGCGCGCGCCTTCGGTGAGCTGGCGATGACGCCGCAATCCCAGGCATTACGATCGATATTTTTTGCCAGCACCGATCTGAAGAAAGATCGCGGCGCCGATGCGCAGGCCGGGCCGCTGACTCGAATCGGCGTTCTCGGCGGTGGTCTGATGGGCGGCGGAATTGCTTATGTTACCGCCTGTAAAGGCGGGCTTGCGGTGCGCATCAAAGATATTCAGCCCCGGGGAATTAACCATGCGCTGAAATACAGCTGGGATCTGCTGGATAAGCAGGTTCGCCGCCGCTATCTGCGGGCCAGCGAGCGGGATCGCCAGCTGGCGCTGATTTCCGGCACCACGGATTATCAGGGATTTGCCCATCGCGATGTGGTGATCGAGGCGGTCTTCGAGGATTTAGCCCTTAAACAGCGGATGGTGGCCGAGATCGAGGCACACTGCGGCCCGCAGACGATCTTTGCCTCCAATACCTCTTCGCTACCCATCGGCGACATTGCGGCGCAGGCCAGTCGACCGGGGCAGGTGATTGGCCTGCATTTCTTCAGCCCGGTCGAGAAAATGCCGCTGGTTGAAGTGATCCCCCATCAGCATACCGATCCGCAGACGATTGCGACGGTAGTGAAGCTGGCCAAAATGCAGGGGAAAACGCCGATCGTCGTGGCGGATAAAGCGGGTTTCTACGTTAACCGTATCCTGGCGCCCTATATCAACGAAGCGATGCGCCTGCTCATGGAAGGTGAACCCATTGAGCATATTGATAAGTCACTGGTGAAATTTGGTTTTCCCGTCGGGCCTGTTCAACTGCTGGATGAAGTCGGGATTGATACCGGAACCAAAATTCTGCCGGTACTGGAAGCCGCGTGGGGAGAACGTTTTAGCCCGCCTGCAAACATCATTGATGCGATCTTGAATGACGATCGCAAAGGTAGAAAAAATAGCCGCGGTTTCTATCTTTATGAGACAAAAGGGCGTACAAGCAAAAAACGGCCTGATGCTGCGGTCTATTCGCTGCTGGGCATTTCTGCGCCTCAGGCGCGCTTGTCCGCGCAGCAGATAGCCGAGCGTTGTGTCATGATGATGCTTAACGAAGCCGCGCATTGCTTCGATGAACAGGTCATCCGCGGTGCCCGCGATGGCGACATTGGCGCGGTGTTTGGTATTGGCTTCCCGCCGTTTCTTGGCGGCCCGTTCCGTTATATGGATAAACTCGGGGCGGGTGAAGTTGTTGCCATCTTGCAACGTCTGGCCGCTCAGTACGGCTCACGGTTTACCCCATGCGAAAATTTATTGCGCATGGCCGGGCAGGGGGCAACCTTTTGGCCCGCTGCTGAACGGATGACCTAA
- the sixA gene encoding phosphohistidine phosphatase SixA: protein MQVFIMRHGDAALDAASDSVRPLTVCGCDESRQMATWLKGQKVDIERVLVSPYLRAEQTLDVVRECMDLPENVDVMPELTPCGDVGMVSAWLQTLNNEGVSTVLVVSHLPLVGYLVSELCPGETPPMFTTSAIACVTLDADGKGEFNWQMSPCNLKMAKAI, encoded by the coding sequence ATGCAAGTTTTTATCATGCGTCACGGCGACGCTGCCCTCGATGCAGCCAGTGACTCGGTTCGTCCCTTAACTGTTTGTGGTTGTGATGAGTCCCGTCAGATGGCAACCTGGCTGAAAGGTCAAAAAGTGGATATTGAACGGGTTCTTGTCAGTCCTTACCTGCGTGCTGAACAGACGCTGGATGTGGTAAGAGAGTGCATGGACCTGCCCGAGAATGTCGACGTGATGCCGGAGCTCACGCCGTGTGGCGATGTTGGCATGGTCAGCGCCTGGCTTCAGACGCTGAACAATGAAGGTGTTTCAACGGTGCTGGTTGTTTCGCACCTGCCGCTGGTGGGGTACCTCGTCTCAGAGCTGTGCCCGGGGGAGACTCCCCCGATGTTCACCACTTCGGCTATTGCCTGTGTCACCCTTGATGCCGATGGTAAGGGCGAGTTCAACTGGCAGATGAGCCCCTGCAATCTGAAGATGGCGAAGGCTATCTGA
- the smrB gene encoding endonuclease SmrB, with protein MKKKTSLSDEDQALFRQLMTGTRQIKQDTIVHRPLRKKITEVPPKRLLQEQADNSHYFSDEFQPLLNTEGAVKYVRPDVSHFELKKLRRGDYSPELFLDLHGLTQQQAKQELGALIAACRREHVFCACVMHGHGKHILKQQTPLWLAQHPHIMAFHQAPKEYGGDAALLVLIEVEEWQPPELP; from the coding sequence ATGAAAAAGAAAACATCGCTAAGCGACGAGGATCAGGCGTTGTTCCGTCAGTTAATGACCGGCACGCGTCAGATTAAACAAGACACCATCGTGCACCGCCCGCTGCGCAAGAAAATCACCGAGGTACCGCCAAAGCGCTTACTTCAGGAGCAGGCCGATAACAGCCACTATTTTTCCGATGAGTTTCAGCCGCTGCTGAATACCGAAGGGGCGGTCAAATATGTTCGCCCGGACGTGAGCCATTTTGAACTGAAAAAACTGCGCCGCGGGGATTATTCGCCGGAGCTGTTTCTCGATCTGCACGGGTTGACCCAGCAGCAGGCGAAGCAGGAGCTGGGGGCGCTGATCGCCGCCTGCCGTCGCGAGCATGTCTTTTGCGCCTGCGTGATGCACGGACACGGGAAACACATCCTCAAGCAGCAAACGCCGCTCTGGCTTGCGCAACACCCGCACATCATGGCTTTTCATCAGGCGCCAAAAGAGTACGGCGGAGACGCCGCACTGCTGGTGCTGATTGAAGTTGAAGAGTGGCAGCCGCCGGAGCTTCCGTAA
- the prmB gene encoding 50S ribosomal protein L3 N(5)-glutamine methyltransferase produces MDKIFVDEAVNELHTIQDMLRWAVSRFSAANIWYGHGTDNPWDEAVQLVMPSLYLPLDIPEDMHSARLTSSEKHRIVERVIRRINERIPVAYLTNKAWFCGHEFFVDERVLVPRSPIGELINNHFAGLIDYQPQHILDMCTGSGCIAIACAYSFPEAEVDAVDISVDALAVAEQNVEAHGLIHQVTPIRSDLFRDLPKVQYDLIVTNPPYVDEEDMSDLPGEYRHEPVLGLASGSDGLKLTRRILGNAPDYLSDDGILICEVGNSMVHLIEQYPDVPFTWLEFENGGDGVFMLTKAQLIAARAHFGIYKD; encoded by the coding sequence GTGGATAAAATTTTTGTTGATGAAGCGGTCAATGAGCTGCATACCATTCAGGACATGCTGCGTTGGGCGGTCAGTCGTTTCAGCGCGGCGAATATCTGGTACGGCCATGGCACGGACAACCCGTGGGATGAGGCGGTACAGCTGGTTATGCCATCGCTCTACCTGCCACTGGATATCCCGGAGGATATGCACTCCGCACGCCTGACTTCCAGCGAGAAACACCGCATCGTTGAGCGCGTGATTCGCCGGATCAACGAACGTATTCCGGTTGCCTATTTGACCAATAAAGCCTGGTTCTGCGGCCATGAATTTTTCGTGGACGAACGTGTGCTGGTGCCGCGTTCGCCGATCGGCGAGCTTATCAATAATCACTTCGCTGGCCTGATTGACTACCAACCGCAGCACATTCTGGATATGTGCACCGGCAGCGGCTGTATTGCTATCGCCTGCGCTTACTCTTTCCCGGAAGCGGAAGTGGACGCGGTGGATATCTCCGTTGATGCGCTGGCCGTTGCCGAGCAGAACGTGGAAGCGCACGGTTTGATCCATCAGGTCACGCCGATTCGTTCCGATCTGTTCCGCGACCTGCCGAAAGTGCAGTACGACCTGATCGTCACCAACCCGCCGTATGTTGATGAAGAAGATATGTCCGATCTGCCAGGCGAGTATCGTCATGAGCCGGTGCTGGGCCTGGCTTCCGGTAGCGATGGCCTGAAGCTGACGCGCCGTATCCTCGGTAATGCGCCGGATTATCTCAGCGATGACGGTATTCTGATTTGTGAAGTCGGTAACAGCATGGTACATCTGATTGAGCAGTATCCGGACGTGCCGTTTACCTGGCTTGAGTTTGAAAACGGCGGGGACGGCGTCTTCATGCTGACCAAAGCGCAGCTGATCGCCGCCCGCGCGCATTTCGGCATTTATAAAGACTAA